A part of Andrena cerasifolii isolate SP2316 chromosome 10, iyAndCera1_principal, whole genome shotgun sequence genomic DNA contains:
- the LOC143374363 gene encoding uncharacterized protein LOC143374363 isoform X1, with product MSTALELQELCNIIKRFKFEELESAVIPHFPETSWAKIRSELVKHHWQFTTANTVSLIKLAITAAKVPQKVLRDRLSLLKLIDISWHSKRRAWYGYALVGPNKSKNYLISRRIQDDIKEHFHALNIKMDVNVNTHDDVMYVSLKENRSKGRKKKIPNVAPIYFALFIGQKYFFCTKKNIPSDILEGILKNMGYNSSKKLNLMGKDLKSLSKLCWKKKEGALSSENINKSLIYKDGSPDKKPTGTDFTQHKQRKKYAEMCFGDDPPTLELLVINGPSIPLIQKDVSLKLPNESIRATWEFRSRNICICLTKLIERRILATPVPYYISNLMVLGKNKFTIRND from the exons ATGTCAA CAGCACTTGAATTGCAAGAACTATGTAATATCATCAAAAGATTCAAGTTTGAAGAATTGGAGTCAGCGGTGATACCTCATTTCCCTGAAACGTCATGGGCTAAGATAAGATCCGAATTGGTTAAGCATCACTGGCAATTCACAACGGCTAATACAGTTTCGTTGATTAAGTTAGCTATAACC GCAGCAAAAGTTCCACAGAAAGTTCTAAGGGATCGCCTATCGTTGTTGAAACTAATCG ACATAAGTTGGCACAGTAAACGTCGAGCATGGTATGGGTATGCACTGGTAGGCCCTAATAAGTCTAAAAACTATCTAATAAGCAGGAGAATTCAGGATGATATAAAAGAGCATTTTCATGCACTGAATATAAAAATGGATGTGAATGTGAACACGCATGATGATGTTATGTATGTTTCTCTGAAAGAGAACAGAAGCAAAGGCCGAAAAAAGAAAATCCCAAATGTGGCCCCTATATATTTCGCTTTATTTATAGgccaaaagtattttttttgcaCCAAGAAGAACATTCCATCGGATATATTAGAAGGGATACTAAAAAACATGGGATATAATAGCAGTAAGAAGCTTAACTTAATGGGCAAAGATCTGAAATCATTGAGCAAATTATGCTGGAAAAAGAAAGAGGGAGCATTGAGTTCCGAGAATATTAATAAATCTTTAATATACAAAGATGGTAGCCCTGATAAAAA GCCTACAGGTACAGATTTCACTCAGCACAAACAGCGAAAGAAATACGCGGAAATGTGTTTCGGCGATGACCCTCCCACTTTAGAATTACTTGTTATAAATGGACCAAGCATACCTCTGATACAGAAAGATGTGTCGTTGAAACTACCAAATGAAAGCATACGCGCAAC ATGGGAGTTTCGTAGTCGCAACATTTGTATATGTCTAACAAAATTGATAGAGCGACGAATACTTGCTACGCCCGTCCCTTATTATATATCGAATCTTATGGTGTTaggtaaaaataaatttacaattcgAAATGATTGA
- the LOC143374363 gene encoding uncharacterized protein LOC143374363 isoform X2, whose translation MSTLELQELCNIIKRFKFEELESAVIPHFPETSWAKIRSELVKHHWQFTTANTVSLIKLAITAAKVPQKVLRDRLSLLKLIDISWHSKRRAWYGYALVGPNKSKNYLISRRIQDDIKEHFHALNIKMDVNVNTHDDVMYVSLKENRSKGRKKKIPNVAPIYFALFIGQKYFFCTKKNIPSDILEGILKNMGYNSSKKLNLMGKDLKSLSKLCWKKKEGALSSENINKSLIYKDGSPDKKPTGTDFTQHKQRKKYAEMCFGDDPPTLELLVINGPSIPLIQKDVSLKLPNESIRATWEFRSRNICICLTKLIERRILATPVPYYISNLMVLGKNKFTIRND comes from the exons ATGTCAA CACTTGAATTGCAAGAACTATGTAATATCATCAAAAGATTCAAGTTTGAAGAATTGGAGTCAGCGGTGATACCTCATTTCCCTGAAACGTCATGGGCTAAGATAAGATCCGAATTGGTTAAGCATCACTGGCAATTCACAACGGCTAATACAGTTTCGTTGATTAAGTTAGCTATAACC GCAGCAAAAGTTCCACAGAAAGTTCTAAGGGATCGCCTATCGTTGTTGAAACTAATCG ACATAAGTTGGCACAGTAAACGTCGAGCATGGTATGGGTATGCACTGGTAGGCCCTAATAAGTCTAAAAACTATCTAATAAGCAGGAGAATTCAGGATGATATAAAAGAGCATTTTCATGCACTGAATATAAAAATGGATGTGAATGTGAACACGCATGATGATGTTATGTATGTTTCTCTGAAAGAGAACAGAAGCAAAGGCCGAAAAAAGAAAATCCCAAATGTGGCCCCTATATATTTCGCTTTATTTATAGgccaaaagtattttttttgcaCCAAGAAGAACATTCCATCGGATATATTAGAAGGGATACTAAAAAACATGGGATATAATAGCAGTAAGAAGCTTAACTTAATGGGCAAAGATCTGAAATCATTGAGCAAATTATGCTGGAAAAAGAAAGAGGGAGCATTGAGTTCCGAGAATATTAATAAATCTTTAATATACAAAGATGGTAGCCCTGATAAAAA GCCTACAGGTACAGATTTCACTCAGCACAAACAGCGAAAGAAATACGCGGAAATGTGTTTCGGCGATGACCCTCCCACTTTAGAATTACTTGTTATAAATGGACCAAGCATACCTCTGATACAGAAAGATGTGTCGTTGAAACTACCAAATGAAAGCATACGCGCAAC ATGGGAGTTTCGTAGTCGCAACATTTGTATATGTCTAACAAAATTGATAGAGCGACGAATACTTGCTACGCCCGTCCCTTATTATATATCGAATCTTATGGTGTTaggtaaaaataaatttacaattcgAAATGATTGA
- the Smyd5 gene encoding SET and MYND domain containing, class 5, producing the protein MDSNDFQVRLINSEKGKGLFATRPYKDGDTILEERPIVCCQFSWNLEYGYLACDNCLRPLETAEENVRRLTGNPTIILPHPECCETKKDLITECPECGTKYCSVECQNEAFSKYHSTLCLHTRESYESHPLVQLNETWKQMHYPPESGTIMLPARMVALINQASNKESVLSTFSQFCNYAVNDIHQITHKLLEEKFIGQIDVLREMMQKALNVEFTADWFTPRGFRSLLALIGTNGQGIGTSSFSRWVREVSGLELPRNERIQVDKLIDRIYDEMEEAVGSFLNNEGSGLYVLQSAVNHSCVPNAIVEFPYSNNVLVLKAVRDIQPEEEICISYLDECDLERSRHSRQKALSSLYLFLCRCDKCLSQADDPDLTSEDELDDDMSS; encoded by the exons ATGGATTCCAATGATTTTCAAGTCCGATTAATTAACAGTGAAAAG GGCAAGGGTCTTTTTGCTACTCGTCCGTATAAAGACGGAGATACGATTCTGGAAGAGAGACCTATAGTTTGTTGTCAATTCTCTTGGAACTTAGAGTACGGATATTTAGCCTGCGACAATTGCTTAAGACCTTTAGAAACTGCGGAAGAGAATGTACGTAGATTAACCGGGAATCCAACAATTATTTTACCTCATCCAGAATGTTGTGAAACAAAGAAGGATTTAATTACAGAATGTCCCGAATGTGGCACAAAGTATTGTAGCGTTGAATGCCAAAATGAAGCTTTCTCAAA ATATCACAGCACGCTGTGCCTGCACACTAGAGAGAGTTACGAGTCTCATCCCCTCGTGCAGCTGAACGAAACATGGAAGCAAATGCATTACCCACCCGAGTCAGGAACGATAATGCTGCCAGCTAGAATGGTAGCGCTCATTAATCAAGCCAGTAATAAAGAGAGTGTACTTTCCACTTTCTCACAGTTCTGCAACTATGCCGTCAATGATATACATCAAATCACGCACAAGTTgctggaggagaaattcattggACAGATCGATGTACTCAGAGAAATGATGCAGAAGGCTTTAAACGTAGAATTCACGGCGGAT tggtTCACACCACGTGGGTTTAGGAGCCTATTAGCTCTGATAGGTACAAACGGTCAAGGAATTGGAACCAGCTCGTTCAGTCGTTGGGTCAGAGAGGTATCTGGACTAGAGTTGCCAAGGAACGAAAGAATTCAAGTTGACAAACTAATAGATCGTATTTACGACGAAATGGAAGAAG CGGTAGGATCTTTCTTAAACAACGAAGGTTCTGGTCTCTATGTTCTTCAATCGGCAGTGAATCACAGTTGTGTACcaaatgcgattgtagaattcCCTTATTCAAACAATGTGTTGGTTTTGAAAGCAGTACGGGATATTCAACCTGAAGAAGAGATATGTATAAGTTACCTTGACGAATGCGATCTGGAAAGAAGTAGGCACTCTAGACAAAAAGCCCTATCTTCTTTATATTTGTTTCTGTGCCGTTGCGATAAATGCTTGTCGCAAGCTGACGATCCGGATCTAACATCGGAAGACGAATTGGACGACGATATGTCCAGCTGA